A genomic region of Friedmanniella luteola contains the following coding sequences:
- a CDS encoding ATP-dependent helicase, producing the protein MYRLVRSAAPLAAGSAAAPPRLDAAQQAVVDHPGGPLLVLAGPGTGKTTTLVESVVARIEQRGATPDSILVLTFSRRAAADLRTRIAARLGRTVVTPMAMTFHAFCYALVRRFGERLGAENDSGATSGASAPVRLLTGPEQDFRVRETLQGSLETHHADWPESLARAFPTRAFASEVRAVLAKARQLGMDPDDVIAAGRAAGRAEWVSIGEFFEEYLDVMDAEGVLDYAELVHRSRILLTDPDVVATLRREIGCVFVDEYQDTDPAQVRLLQTIAGAGADVVVVGDPDQSIYAFRGAEARGILDFPDLFRTRDGAPAPVLALQQTRRFGPALLAASRSVASRLGIPRSLPPEVYQAFRHPTTDPTRPRGRVEVLTCTSAGAEAEHIAEILRAAHLRDGIAWEEMAVLVRSGRASIPPLARALVAAGVPVEVAGDEIPLSADPAVRPLLLALQVATRSRVLGPEEAQLLLTSPLGGLDAMATRRLGRALRQAERAELAGTALPRPSAELLALALRQPELLAECDGGADAEAAAGLADLLGRCERAVTGGSTAEEVLWTLWSRTGWPARLRREAAYGGDTGRRANRDLDAVCALFDIAARSEEVAGLRGVTGFLAEVEGQQIPADTLRESELRGGGVRVLTAHRSKGLEWELVVVAGVQEGTWPDVRRRGSLLEADRLGRRGVSDAVPTAQRIAEERRLFYVACTRARSRLVVTAVAGTEGEGDQPSRFLPELGVTVQLLPGRPRRPLSLAALVGELRRVSVDPEAPPPLREQAALRLARLADATGPDGRPLVPAAQPVSWWGMRELSDAPGPVVAPDAAVRLSGSQLGNVLACPRQWFLARQAHGEPVRTTAASFGSLVHVLAEHGAQTDDPEELTAHLDAVWNQLDFDANWLSAVERVEAESALERFAAWQAGRPGQQLLGTEVPFSCDVELGDERVHLTGTADRVERDPDGRVRIVDFKTSRAAPAAADVALQDQLGVYQLAVQADAFAEVAGPGARPAGAELVYLRLPDGTTGHPRVFQQASLDDVPFPLGLPETDDPVGEGATQPTWVHRRLAEAASVIRSERFEARIGAACRYCPFRGSCPTQSAGQQVVA; encoded by the coding sequence ATGTACCGCCTCGTCCGCTCCGCCGCCCCCCTCGCCGCGGGCTCCGCCGCCGCCCCGCCCCGGCTCGACGCCGCGCAGCAGGCCGTCGTCGACCACCCGGGCGGGCCGCTGCTGGTGCTCGCCGGGCCGGGCACCGGCAAGACGACCACCCTGGTCGAGTCGGTGGTAGCCCGGATCGAGCAGCGCGGCGCGACGCCGGACAGCATCCTGGTGCTGACGTTCTCCCGGCGCGCCGCGGCGGACCTGCGCACCCGGATCGCCGCCCGGCTCGGCCGCACCGTCGTGACGCCGATGGCCATGACCTTCCACGCCTTCTGCTACGCCCTGGTCCGGCGCTTCGGCGAGCGGCTGGGCGCCGAGAACGACAGCGGCGCGACGTCCGGCGCCTCGGCACCGGTCCGGCTGCTGACCGGGCCCGAGCAGGACTTCCGGGTGCGGGAGACGCTGCAGGGCAGCCTGGAGACCCACCACGCCGACTGGCCGGAGAGCCTCGCCCGCGCCTTCCCCACCCGCGCCTTCGCCAGCGAGGTGCGGGCCGTCCTCGCCAAGGCCCGCCAGCTGGGCATGGACCCCGACGACGTGATCGCCGCCGGCCGTGCGGCCGGCCGCGCCGAGTGGGTGAGCATCGGGGAGTTCTTCGAGGAGTACCTCGACGTGATGGACGCCGAGGGCGTGCTCGACTACGCCGAGCTGGTGCACCGCAGCCGCATCCTGCTGACCGACCCCGACGTCGTCGCGACGCTGCGGCGCGAGATCGGCTGCGTCTTCGTCGATGAGTACCAGGACACCGACCCGGCCCAGGTGCGGCTGCTGCAGACCATCGCCGGGGCGGGGGCGGACGTGGTGGTGGTCGGGGACCCCGACCAGTCCATCTACGCCTTCCGGGGCGCCGAGGCGCGCGGGATCCTCGACTTCCCCGACCTGTTCCGCACCCGGGACGGCGCCCCGGCGCCGGTGCTGGCCCTGCAGCAGACCCGCCGCTTCGGCCCGGCCCTGCTCGCGGCCAGCCGCAGCGTCGCCTCCCGCCTCGGCATCCCGCGCTCGCTGCCGCCCGAGGTCTACCAGGCCTTCCGGCACCCCACCACCGACCCGACGCGCCCCCGCGGCCGCGTCGAGGTGCTGACCTGCACCAGCGCGGGCGCGGAGGCGGAGCACATCGCCGAGATCCTCCGCGCCGCGCACCTGCGCGACGGCATCGCCTGGGAGGAGATGGCGGTGCTCGTCCGCTCCGGGCGCGCGAGCATCCCGCCGCTGGCCCGGGCGCTCGTCGCCGCCGGCGTGCCCGTCGAGGTGGCGGGCGACGAGATCCCGCTGTCGGCGGACCCGGCGGTCCGCCCGCTGCTGCTGGCGCTCCAGGTGGCGACCCGCAGCCGGGTGCTGGGGCCGGAGGAGGCGCAGCTGCTGCTCACCTCCCCGCTCGGGGGGCTGGACGCCATGGCCACCCGCCGGCTGGGACGCGCGCTGCGGCAGGCGGAGCGGGCCGAGCTGGCCGGGACGGCGCTGCCCCGGCCGTCGGCGGAGCTGCTGGCGCTCGCGCTGCGCCAGCCCGAGCTGCTCGCGGAGTGCGACGGCGGGGCCGACGCGGAGGCGGCGGCCGGCCTGGCCGACCTGCTCGGCCGCTGCGAGCGGGCGGTCACCGGCGGCAGCACCGCCGAGGAGGTGCTCTGGACGCTCTGGTCGCGGACCGGCTGGCCGGCGCGGCTGCGCCGGGAGGCGGCCTACGGCGGCGACACCGGCCGTCGGGCCAACCGCGACCTCGACGCCGTCTGCGCGCTGTTCGACATCGCCGCCCGCAGCGAGGAGGTCGCCGGGCTCCGCGGCGTCACCGGCTTCCTGGCCGAGGTGGAGGGCCAGCAGATCCCGGCCGACACCCTGCGCGAGTCCGAGCTGCGGGGCGGCGGCGTCCGGGTGCTGACCGCGCACCGCTCGAAGGGCCTGGAGTGGGAGCTCGTCGTCGTCGCCGGGGTGCAGGAGGGCACCTGGCCCGACGTCCGCCGACGCGGCTCGCTGCTGGAGGCCGACCGGCTGGGACGGCGCGGCGTCTCCGACGCCGTGCCCACGGCCCAGCGGATCGCCGAGGAGCGCCGGCTGTTCTACGTCGCCTGCACCCGGGCCCGCAGCCGGCTGGTGGTCACCGCCGTCGCCGGCACGGAGGGGGAGGGCGACCAGCCGTCCCGCTTCCTGCCCGAGCTGGGCGTCACCGTCCAGCTGCTGCCCGGCCGCCCCCGCCGGCCGCTCTCGCTGGCCGCACTGGTCGGTGAGCTGCGCCGGGTCAGCGTCGACCCGGAGGCGCCGCCGCCCCTGCGGGAGCAGGCCGCCCTCCGGCTGGCCCGGCTGGCCGACGCCACCGGACCCGACGGTCGCCCCCTGGTGCCCGCCGCGCAGCCGGTCTCCTGGTGGGGGATGCGCGAGCTCAGCGACGCGCCCGGGCCGGTGGTCGCGCCCGACGCCGCCGTCCGGCTGTCCGGCAGCCAGCTGGGCAACGTGCTCGCCTGCCCGCGCCAGTGGTTCCTGGCCCGGCAGGCGCACGGCGAGCCGGTCCGCACCACCGCGGCCAGCTTCGGCTCGCTGGTGCACGTGCTCGCCGAGCACGGCGCGCAGACCGACGACCCGGAGGAGCTGACCGCCCACCTGGACGCCGTCTGGAACCAGCTCGACTTCGACGCCAACTGGCTGTCGGCGGTCGAGCGGGTGGAGGCCGAGTCGGCGCTGGAGCGGTTCGCCGCCTGGCAGGCCGGCCGGCCCGGTCAGCAGCTGCTCGGCACGGAGGTGCCGTTCAGCTGCGACGTCGAGCTCGGCGACGAGCGGGTGCACCTGACCGGGACGGCCGACCGCGTCGAGCGGGACCCTGACGGCCGGGTGCGGATCGTGGACTTCAAGACCTCGCGGGCCGCCCCGGCCGCCGCCGACGTGGCCCTGCAGGACCAGCTGGGGGTCTACCAGCTGGCCGTCCAGGCCGACGCGTTCGCCGAGGTCGCCGGCCCCGGGGCCCGGCCGGCGGGGGCCGAGCTGGTCTACCTGCGGCTCCCCGACGGCACCACCGGCCACCCCAGGGTGTTCCAGCAGGCGTCGCTGGACGACGTGCCGTTCCCGCTCGGGCTGCCCGAGACCGACGACCCGGTCGGCGAGGGCGCCACCCAGCCGACCTGGGTGCACCGGCGGCTCGCCGAGGCGGCGTCGGTGATCCGCTCCGAGCGCTTCGAGGCCCGGATCGGCGCCGCCTGCCGCTACTGCCCCTTCCGTGGCAGCTGCCCCACCCAGTCCGCCGGTCAGCAGGTGGTCGCGTGA
- the serB gene encoding phosphoserine phosphatase SerB has translation MSEPTAAPEAGAERPLLIRVYGADRPRVTAELLQLLGDAGAVLEDLEQLVVRERLTLDVLVRLAGADDRLLRDILYWGFTRDLRIEFERVEARSRRAQLVRHAVTVLGRPLPASALAAVAAAVAGTGGNIDRVVRLATTPVTAYDLVVIAGDVEAMRRALVEVAREHGIDVAVQVNGLERRAKRLVVMDVDSTLIMDEVIELLADEAGRLEEVAGITARAMAGELDFEGSLRERVRLLAGLDEAAVERVQARIRLTPGARTFVRTLKRLGFTVGIVSGGFTPFTDRLRDELGLDHSYANGLAVVDGVLTGEVEGPVVDRAGKARLLAEIAAAEGVPLSQTVAVGDGANDLDMLAAAGLGIAFNAKPVVRAQADTTVSVPYLDAILFMLGIRGTDVDRGAEAAPA, from the coding sequence GTGAGCGAGCCGACGGCGGCCCCCGAGGCGGGGGCCGAGCGGCCGCTGCTCATCCGCGTCTACGGCGCCGACCGGCCGCGGGTGACGGCCGAGCTGCTGCAGCTGCTCGGCGACGCGGGCGCGGTCCTGGAGGACCTGGAGCAGCTCGTCGTCCGCGAGCGGCTGACCCTGGACGTGCTCGTCCGGCTGGCCGGCGCCGACGACCGGCTGCTCCGCGACATCCTCTACTGGGGGTTCACCCGCGACCTGCGGATCGAGTTCGAGCGCGTCGAGGCCCGGTCGCGCCGGGCCCAGCTGGTCCGGCACGCCGTCACCGTCCTCGGCCGCCCGCTGCCGGCGAGCGCGCTGGCCGCCGTCGCCGCGGCCGTCGCGGGCACCGGGGGCAACATCGACCGGGTCGTGCGGCTGGCCACCACGCCGGTGACGGCCTACGACCTCGTCGTCATCGCCGGGGACGTCGAGGCGATGCGCCGGGCGCTGGTCGAGGTCGCCCGCGAGCACGGCATCGACGTGGCCGTGCAGGTCAACGGGCTGGAGCGGCGGGCCAAGCGGCTGGTCGTGATGGACGTCGACTCGACGCTGATCATGGACGAGGTCATCGAGCTGCTGGCCGACGAGGCGGGCCGGCTCGAGGAGGTCGCGGGCATCACCGCCCGGGCGATGGCGGGGGAGCTCGACTTCGAGGGCTCCCTGCGGGAGCGCGTCCGGCTGCTGGCGGGCCTGGACGAGGCCGCCGTCGAGCGGGTGCAGGCGCGGATCCGGCTCACCCCGGGGGCCCGGACCTTCGTCCGCACCCTCAAGCGGCTGGGCTTCACGGTCGGCATCGTCAGCGGCGGCTTCACCCCGTTCACCGACCGGCTCCGCGACGAGCTGGGCCTCGACCACTCCTACGCCAATGGCCTGGCCGTCGTCGACGGCGTGCTGACCGGCGAGGTGGAGGGACCCGTCGTCGACCGGGCGGGCAAGGCGCGGCTGCTCGCCGAGATCGCCGCGGCCGAGGGCGTCCCGCTCTCCCAGACCGTCGCCGTGGGCGACGGCGCCAACGACCTGGACATGCTGGCCGCCGCCGGCCTCGGCATCGCCTTCAACGCCAAGCCGGTGGTCCGCGCCCAGGCCGACACCACCGTCTCCGTGCCCTACCTCGACGCCATCTTGTTCATGCTGGGCATCCGCGGCACCGACGTCGACCGGGGTGCGGAGGCCGCGCCGGCCTGA
- a CDS encoding pirin family protein, producing MSDPLLQLRRAADRFRTAAPGVETAHVFSFGAHYDPDHVGHGPLVVLNEESLLAGRGFDDHPHADAEILTWVAEGSLVHADSAGHRGVVVPGLAQRMSAGSGIVHAERNDAHTTDPDRPPAPARFVQMWLRPDEPGLPPSYGQGEVDRAALTADWVPVAAGGHADAAVTVASAGSTLWVTVLAPGTSRVLPAGPLAHLFVLRGSLDLEVVGALEAGDALRVSGEAALRATAVTEAEVLVWTFAP from the coding sequence GTGAGCGACCCCCTGCTGCAGCTGCGGCGTGCCGCGGACCGCTTCCGCACCGCGGCGCCGGGGGTCGAGACGGCGCACGTCTTCTCCTTCGGCGCCCACTACGACCCGGACCACGTCGGGCACGGACCGCTGGTGGTGCTGAACGAGGAGTCCCTGCTGGCCGGCCGCGGGTTCGACGACCACCCGCACGCCGACGCCGAGATCCTGACCTGGGTGGCCGAGGGCTCGCTGGTGCACGCCGACTCCGCCGGGCACCGCGGGGTCGTCGTGCCCGGCCTGGCCCAGCGGATGAGCGCCGGGTCCGGGATCGTGCACGCCGAGCGCAACGACGCCCACACCACCGACCCGGACCGCCCACCCGCACCCGCCCGGTTCGTCCAGATGTGGCTGCGGCCCGACGAGCCCGGGCTGCCGCCCTCCTACGGCCAGGGCGAGGTGGACCGGGCCGCGCTGACCGCCGACTGGGTGCCGGTCGCCGCCGGGGGGCACGCCGACGCGGCCGTCACCGTCGCCAGCGCCGGGTCGACGCTGTGGGTGACCGTGCTCGCGCCCGGCACGTCCCGCGTGCTGCCCGCGGGACCGCTCGCCCACCTGTTCGTGCTCCGCGGCTCGCTGGACCTCGAGGTGGTCGGGGCGCTGGAGGCCGGCGACGCACTGCGGGTGAGCGGGGAGGCGGCCCTGCGGGCGACCGCCGTCACCGAGGCCGAGGTGCTCGTCTGGACGTTCGCCCCGTGA
- a CDS encoding DUF427 domain-containing protein: MASRPVPDAIAPGQESVWDYPRPPALVASEELVTVVLGGVEICETSTSWRVLETSHPPTYYLPRSAFREGALVPAHGGSFCEWKGQASYLDVVGGTTVRPQAAWYYPQPSPRFAALRGHVALYPGMMDFCLVDGERVEPQPGGFYGGWITAGVVGPFKGGPGSNGW, from the coding sequence ATGGCCTCCCGACCCGTCCCCGACGCCATCGCCCCCGGCCAGGAGTCCGTGTGGGACTACCCGCGCCCGCCCGCCCTGGTGGCCAGCGAGGAGCTGGTCACGGTCGTGCTTGGCGGGGTGGAGATCTGCGAGACCTCGACCAGCTGGCGGGTGCTCGAGACGTCCCACCCGCCGACGTACTACCTGCCGCGCAGTGCCTTCCGCGAGGGTGCGCTGGTGCCGGCGCACGGCGGCTCGTTCTGCGAGTGGAAGGGTCAGGCGTCCTACCTCGACGTGGTCGGCGGCACCACGGTCCGGCCCCAGGCCGCCTGGTACTACCCGCAGCCCAGCCCGCGCTTCGCCGCCCTGCGCGGGCACGTGGCGCTGTACCCCGGGATGATGGACTTCTGCCTCGTCGACGGGGAGCGGGTCGAGCCGCAGCCGGGCGGCTTCTACGGCGGCTGGATCACCGCGGGCGTGGTGGGACCGTTCAAGGGCGGCCCGGGCAGCAACGGCTGGTGA
- a CDS encoding MGMT family protein: protein MTGEPFEPGAADPEAYVEAVLRLVEQVPAGRVTTYGDLAEAVGRGGPRQVGHVMATWGGGVPWWRVVRADGSPARGLEQEALRRLAAEGAPLRGRRVVLVEARQPPAGHRPGPPPDVA, encoded by the coding sequence GTGACCGGGGAGCCGTTCGAGCCCGGAGCCGCGGACCCCGAGGCCTACGTCGAGGCCGTGCTGCGGCTCGTGGAGCAGGTCCCGGCCGGCCGGGTGACCACCTACGGCGACCTCGCCGAGGCGGTCGGCCGCGGCGGGCCGCGGCAGGTCGGGCACGTGATGGCGACCTGGGGCGGGGGCGTCCCGTGGTGGCGGGTGGTGCGCGCGGACGGCTCTCCGGCCCGCGGCCTCGAGCAGGAGGCGCTGCGCCGGCTGGCCGCGGAGGGGGCCCCGTTGCGGGGCCGCCGCGTGGTGCTGGTCGAGGCCCGGCAGCCACCCGCCGGACACCGACCCGGGCCGCCGCCGGACGTCGCGTGA
- a CDS encoding cold-shock protein → MAQGTVKWFNAEKGYGFIAVDGGGPDVFVHYSAIESTGFRTLDEGQRVEFQTTQGPKGPQADQVHAI, encoded by the coding sequence ATGGCGCAGGGAACCGTCAAGTGGTTCAATGCCGAGAAGGGCTACGGCTTCATCGCCGTGGACGGCGGCGGTCCGGACGTTTTCGTCCACTACAGCGCGATCGAGTCGACGGGTTTCCGGACCCTCGACGAAGGTCAGCGCGTCGAGTTCCAGACCACGCAGGGCCCCAAGGGCCCGCAGGCTGACCAGGTCCACGCCATTTGA
- the moeZ gene encoding adenylyltransferase/sulfurtransferase MoeZ has translation MALPPLVEPAAELSIDEVRRYSRHLIIPDVGMDGQKRFKNAKVLVIGAGGLGSPALLYLAAAGVGTLGIVEFDTVDESNLQRQIIHGQSDIGKSKAQSAKESIAETNPFVEVVVHDVRLDNDNVFEIFAQYDLIVDGTDNFATRYLVNDAAVLLHKPYVWGSIFRFDGQVSVFWADQGPCYRCLYPEPPPPGMVPSCAEGGVLGVLCASIGATQVTEALKLLAGIGDPLVGRLQIYDALEMSWQQLKIRKDPNCAVCGENPTVTELIDYDAFCGAITEEAAEAVAGHTVGVQQLEDWLNAREQGEKDFVLIDVREKVERDINQIPGSVLIPKGDFQTGEALAQLPQDKQVVLYCKTGIRSAEVLAIVRGAGLDNAVHVGGGVSAWVTQIDTTQPAY, from the coding sequence GTGGCCCTGCCGCCGTTGGTGGAACCCGCTGCTGAGCTGAGCATCGACGAGGTGCGCCGCTACAGCCGCCACCTGATCATCCCGGACGTCGGCATGGACGGCCAGAAGCGCTTCAAGAACGCCAAGGTGCTGGTGATCGGCGCCGGCGGCCTGGGCAGCCCCGCGCTGCTCTACCTGGCCGCCGCCGGGGTCGGGACGCTCGGCATCGTCGAGTTCGACACCGTCGACGAGTCGAACCTGCAGCGCCAGATCATCCACGGCCAGTCCGACATCGGGAAGTCCAAGGCGCAGTCGGCCAAGGAGTCGATCGCCGAGACCAACCCGTTCGTCGAGGTGGTGGTGCACGACGTCCGGCTGGACAACGACAACGTCTTCGAGATCTTCGCCCAGTACGACCTGATCGTGGACGGCACGGACAACTTCGCGACGCGCTACCTGGTCAACGACGCCGCCGTGCTGCTGCACAAGCCGTACGTCTGGGGCTCGATCTTCCGCTTCGACGGCCAGGTCAGCGTCTTCTGGGCCGACCAGGGACCCTGCTACCGGTGCCTCTACCCGGAGCCCCCGCCCCCCGGGATGGTGCCCAGCTGCGCGGAGGGCGGCGTGCTCGGCGTGCTGTGCGCCTCGATCGGCGCCACCCAGGTCACCGAGGCGCTGAAGCTGCTCGCCGGCATCGGCGACCCGCTGGTCGGCCGGCTGCAGATCTATGACGCGCTCGAGATGAGCTGGCAGCAGCTGAAGATCCGCAAGGACCCGAACTGCGCCGTCTGCGGTGAGAACCCGACGGTCACCGAGCTGATCGACTACGACGCCTTCTGCGGCGCGATCACCGAGGAGGCCGCCGAGGCCGTCGCCGGGCACACCGTCGGCGTCCAGCAGCTCGAGGACTGGCTGAACGCCCGCGAGCAGGGCGAGAAGGACTTCGTCCTGATCGACGTCCGGGAGAAGGTCGAGCGGGACATCAACCAGATCCCCGGCTCGGTGCTGATCCCCAAGGGCGACTTCCAGACCGGCGAGGCCCTGGCGCAGCTCCCGCAGGACAAGCAGGTGGTCCTGTACTGCAAGACCGGCATCCGTTCCGCGGAGGTGCTCGCCATCGTCCGCGGCGCCGGCCTCGACAACGCCGTCCACGTCGGCGGCGGCGTGAGCGCCTGGGTCACCCAGATCGACACCACCCAACCTGCCTACTGA
- a CDS encoding aminoglycoside phosphotransferase family protein: protein MDLPLPAPLLEHGYRGEDWGRWLAALPRLERDVLDRWQLVVDGPARAGVSALVLPVRTAEGEPAALRLGWPHPDQEHLHLALRAWAGDAAVTLLRADPRRGVLLLERADASRDLESADVLEACAVIAGLYGRLHRPPLPQLDRLSDVARRWSGELTALDAAGVAPRRFVDQAAGLARELATDPGTDRALLHGDLHYGNVLAGLGEREGEWLAIDGAPLAGDPAFEVAPLLSNRWPEAVASHDLRGALVARLETVVDAAGLDEDRVRGWVVVRSMMEFVWGLGDGRLDRDEVTRALTIVKAVQR, encoded by the coding sequence GTGGACCTCCCGCTGCCGGCCCCGTTGCTCGAGCACGGCTACCGCGGCGAGGACTGGGGCCGCTGGCTGGCGGCGCTGCCGCGGCTGGAGCGGGACGTGCTGGACCGCTGGCAGCTGGTGGTCGACGGTCCGGCCCGGGCCGGGGTCAGCGCCCTCGTGCTCCCGGTGCGGACCGCCGAGGGCGAGCCGGCCGCGCTCCGGCTGGGCTGGCCGCACCCCGACCAGGAGCACCTGCACCTGGCGCTGCGGGCGTGGGCGGGGGACGCCGCGGTGACCCTGCTGCGGGCCGACCCGCGCCGCGGGGTGCTGCTGCTGGAGCGGGCCGACGCGTCGCGCGACCTCGAGAGCGCGGACGTGCTGGAGGCCTGCGCGGTGATCGCCGGCCTGTACGGCCGGCTGCACCGACCGCCGCTGCCCCAGCTGGACCGGCTCTCCGACGTGGCCCGGCGCTGGTCGGGGGAGCTGACCGCGCTCGACGCCGCCGGCGTCGCCCCCCGCCGCTTCGTGGACCAGGCGGCCGGGCTCGCCCGCGAGCTGGCGACCGACCCCGGGACCGACCGCGCGCTGCTGCACGGCGACCTGCACTACGGGAACGTGCTGGCCGGGCTCGGGGAGCGCGAGGGGGAGTGGCTGGCCATCGACGGCGCGCCGCTCGCCGGGGACCCGGCCTTCGAGGTGGCGCCGCTGCTCAGCAACCGCTGGCCCGAGGCGGTGGCGTCGCACGACCTGCGGGGTGCGCTGGTGGCGCGTCTCGAGACCGTGGTCGACGCCGCCGGGCTGGACGAGGACCGCGTCCGGGGCTGGGTGGTGGTGCGCTCGATGATGGAGTTCGTGTGGGGGCTGGGCGACGGCCGCCTGGACCGCGACGAGGTCACCCGGGCCCTCACCATCGTCAAGGCCGTCCAGCGGTGA
- the ligD gene encoding non-homologous end-joining DNA ligase, giving the protein MAQAEQPARDVTTEVDGRVLGLTNLDKVLYPATGYTKAEVVSYYLQVAPTILPHVRDRAMTRLRYPDGVRYDEPREERGGSTPPPGGAFYEKNAPAGTPPWVPRQRVGTSDGVIDYVVVDEPATLVWLANLAALELHTPQWTISSGTAGADGVLDLPAEEPRPGEPLADRVVVDLDPGAGMSIVETARAALLVAGVMAADGLVPVPQSSGSKGIQVYAAIAPCRSRDAWAYTRRLNATMARSHPDLFVAAMSVEQRRGRIYVDHNQNLAARNTIAPYSLRGRERPSVATPVTWEEVGAVSAPEDLRFSPEDVLARLEEHGDLAADLLDEDRPPLPSAPVG; this is encoded by the coding sequence ATGGCCCAGGCGGAGCAACCGGCACGGGACGTCACCACCGAGGTCGACGGCCGGGTGCTCGGCCTCACCAACCTGGACAAGGTGCTCTACCCCGCCACCGGCTACACCAAGGCCGAGGTCGTCAGCTACTACCTCCAGGTGGCGCCGACGATCCTCCCCCACGTCCGCGACCGGGCGATGACGCGGCTGCGGTACCCCGACGGCGTTCGCTACGACGAGCCCCGCGAGGAGCGCGGCGGCAGCACCCCGCCCCCGGGTGGCGCGTTCTACGAGAAGAACGCCCCGGCCGGCACCCCGCCGTGGGTGCCGCGCCAGCGGGTGGGGACCAGCGACGGGGTCATCGACTACGTCGTCGTCGACGAGCCGGCCACGCTGGTCTGGCTGGCCAACCTGGCCGCCCTGGAGCTGCACACGCCGCAGTGGACGATCTCCTCCGGCACCGCGGGCGCGGACGGCGTGCTGGACCTCCCCGCGGAGGAGCCCCGGCCCGGGGAGCCGCTGGCCGACCGGGTCGTCGTCGACCTCGACCCGGGAGCGGGCATGAGCATCGTCGAGACGGCGCGCGCCGCCCTGCTCGTGGCCGGGGTGATGGCGGCCGACGGGCTGGTGCCCGTCCCGCAGAGCTCGGGCAGCAAGGGGATCCAGGTCTACGCGGCGATCGCCCCGTGCCGCAGCAGGGACGCCTGGGCCTACACCAGGCGCCTGAACGCGACGATGGCCCGCAGCCACCCGGACCTCTTCGTCGCCGCGATGTCGGTCGAGCAGCGTCGCGGGCGCATCTACGTCGACCACAACCAGAACCTCGCCGCCCGGAACACCATCGCGCCCTACAGCCTCCGCGGGCGGGAACGGCCCTCGGTCGCCACCCCCGTCACCTGGGAGGAGGTGGGCGCGGTCAGCGCGCCCGAGGACCTCCGCTTCTCCCCCGAGGACGTCCTGGCCCGCCTCGAGGAGCACGGCGACCTGGCCGCGGACCTGCTGGACGAGGACCGTCCACCGCTGCCGAGCGCCCCAGTAGGGTGA
- a CDS encoding TetR/AcrR family transcriptional regulator: MTSQAGTRATRMPRDQRRASLLEAANEVFTSRGYHAAAMDDIAEAAGVSKPVLYQHFPSKLDLYLALLDASCDSLVEVVRDALASHDHNADRVVATIDAFYAFVSSASGEFRFVFESDLTGDASVQKRLWQVNEEIADLIAEVIESDTALPREQSKLLAISLVGNAQVSARYWVSSGMTIPVEEATSLVSRLAWRGIRGFPLTGYDPARLH; this comes from the coding sequence GTGACTTCGCAGGCCGGCACCCGGGCGACCCGGATGCCCCGCGACCAGCGGCGCGCCTCGCTGCTGGAGGCCGCCAACGAGGTCTTCACCAGCCGGGGCTACCACGCGGCCGCGATGGACGACATCGCCGAGGCCGCCGGCGTCTCGAAACCCGTGCTGTACCAGCACTTCCCGTCCAAGCTGGACCTCTACCTGGCCCTGCTCGACGCCAGCTGCGACTCCCTCGTCGAGGTCGTCCGCGACGCGCTGGCCAGCCACGACCACAACGCCGACCGGGTCGTCGCCACCATCGACGCGTTCTACGCCTTCGTCTCCAGCGCCAGCGGGGAGTTCCGCTTCGTCTTCGAGTCCGACCTCACCGGCGACGCGTCGGTGCAGAAACGGCTGTGGCAGGTCAACGAGGAGATCGCCGACCTGATCGCCGAGGTGATCGAGTCCGACACCGCGTTGCCGCGGGAGCAGTCGAAGCTGCTGGCCATCTCCCTGGTGGGCAACGCCCAGGTCAGTGCGCGCTACTGGGTCTCCAGCGGGATGACCATCCCCGTCGAGGAGGCCACCTCGCTGGTCAGCCGGCTGGCCTGGCGGGGGATCCGCGGCTTCCCGCTGACCGGGTACGACCCGGCCCGCCTGCACTGA